The following proteins are co-located in the Hydrogenophaga sp. RAC07 genome:
- a CDS encoding MucB/RseB C-terminal domain-containing protein — protein sequence MALLTAGLLLGGPLQAQVGSSPEAGTRSVNEWLSRMHEASRQRAYTGTLVVSAGASMSASKVWHVCDGNQQMERIDTLTGTPRTTIRRNNEVITFEPETKTAFVEKRESLGMFPELLRTPNNLIPQFYAARETGVQRVAGHLADMVEILPKDELRFGYRIWSERQTGLVVKLQTLGEQGAVLEQMSFSELQLDAPVSMDKLQKMMKDTRGYEVHKPLLKKTTAEAEGWRLKEPVPGFTAMSCHTRDAGAAQAPGTAPMQWVFSDGLASVSLFVEPFDAQRHGQEKAAAVGATHSVSKRVGDHWLTVLGEVPPPTLRRFALALERTR from the coding sequence ATGGCACTGCTCACCGCTGGTTTGTTGTTGGGTGGTCCATTGCAGGCCCAGGTCGGATCCTCGCCCGAGGCGGGCACGCGGTCGGTGAATGAATGGCTCAGCCGCATGCATGAAGCGTCGCGTCAGCGCGCCTACACGGGCACGCTGGTGGTGTCGGCGGGGGCTTCCATGTCCGCGTCGAAGGTCTGGCATGTGTGCGACGGCAACCAGCAGATGGAGCGCATCGACACGCTCACGGGGACACCGCGCACAACCATTAGGCGCAACAACGAAGTCATCACCTTCGAGCCGGAGACCAAGACAGCGTTTGTCGAGAAGCGCGAATCGCTGGGCATGTTTCCGGAGTTGCTGCGCACGCCGAACAACCTGATTCCCCAGTTTTACGCCGCGCGCGAAACCGGCGTCCAGCGCGTGGCGGGACACCTGGCCGACATGGTCGAGATCCTGCCCAAAGACGAACTGCGCTTTGGCTACCGCATCTGGTCCGAGCGACAAACCGGCCTGGTGGTGAAGTTGCAGACGCTGGGCGAGCAGGGCGCGGTGCTGGAGCAGATGTCGTTCTCCGAACTTCAACTGGACGCGCCAGTCAGCATGGACAAGCTGCAAAAGATGATGAAGGACACGCGTGGCTACGAGGTGCACAAGCCGCTGCTCAAGAAGACCACGGCCGAAGCCGAGGGCTGGCGCTTGAAAGAGCCGGTGCCCGGGTTCACGGCGATGAGTTGCCACACGCGCGACGCCGGCGCCGCTCAAGCACCCGGCACCGCTCCGATGCAGTGGGTGTTTTCCGATGGTCTGGCTTCGGTGTCCTTGTTTGTCGAACCCTTCGACGCGCAGCGACATGGGCAGGAAAAAGCAGCCGCTGTTGGCGCAACGCACTCGGTCAGCAAACGCGTGGGTGACCACTGGTTGACGGTGCTCGGCGAGGTGCCACCGCCAACACTGCGCCGCTTTGCCCTTGCGCTGGAACGAACACGCTGA
- the acpP gene encoding acyl carrier protein, which produces MSDIEARVKKIIAEQLGVEEGQVTNEKAFVADLGADSLDTVELVMALEDEFGIEIPDEDAEKITTVQNAIDYAMAHQKA; this is translated from the coding sequence ATGAGCGATATCGAAGCACGTGTTAAGAAAATCATTGCCGAACAACTCGGTGTGGAAGAGGGTCAAGTCACCAACGAAAAAGCTTTCGTGGCCGACCTCGGCGCTGATTCCCTGGACACGGTCGAATTGGTGATGGCTCTCGAGGACGAGTTCGGTATCGAAATCCCCGACGAAGACGCCGAGAAAATCACGACGGTGCAAAACGCCATCGATTACGCAATGGCCCACCAGAAGGCCTGA
- the fabD gene encoding ACP S-malonyltransferase, protein MKNFAFVFPGQGSQAVGMLDAWGDHPEVQSTLSEASDALGENVGQLIHDGPKELLSMTTNTQPVMLVAGVAAWRVWRAEGGSLPLVLAGHSLGEYAALVAAGVLTLTQAAPLVRFRAAAMQEAVPVGTGAMAAILGMDAQRVIAGCAEAQATFGADSAEVVEAVNFNDPSQTVIAGSKAAVDKACEVLKANGAKRALPLPVSAPFHSSLMKPAAERLKEKLAGTVFSQAQIPVVNNIDVTVETDADRIRDALYRQAFGPVRWVECVQAIKARGVDRIVECGPGKVLAGMVKRIDPELTGVPLYDPATLADVKTLLA, encoded by the coding sequence ATGAAGAATTTTGCGTTCGTATTTCCCGGCCAGGGCTCGCAAGCTGTCGGCATGCTCGACGCCTGGGGCGATCACCCCGAGGTGCAGAGCACACTCTCCGAGGCCTCGGATGCCTTGGGCGAAAACGTGGGGCAGTTGATCCACGACGGTCCCAAGGAGTTGCTGTCCATGACCACCAATACCCAGCCGGTGATGCTGGTTGCGGGGGTGGCCGCGTGGCGCGTGTGGCGTGCCGAGGGTGGGTCCTTGCCGTTGGTGCTTGCTGGCCATTCCTTGGGCGAATACGCCGCGCTGGTGGCAGCTGGCGTGCTGACGCTGACCCAGGCCGCCCCGCTGGTGCGCTTTCGTGCGGCCGCCATGCAGGAAGCCGTGCCGGTCGGTACCGGCGCCATGGCCGCCATCCTCGGCATGGACGCCCAGCGCGTGATCGCTGGCTGCGCCGAAGCGCAAGCCACGTTTGGTGCGGACAGTGCCGAGGTGGTGGAGGCGGTGAATTTCAACGACCCTTCCCAGACCGTGATTGCGGGCAGCAAGGCGGCGGTCGACAAAGCCTGCGAGGTGCTCAAGGCCAACGGTGCGAAGCGCGCTTTGCCCTTGCCGGTGTCGGCACCTTTCCACTCCAGCCTCATGAAGCCGGCCGCCGAGCGACTGAAGGAAAAGCTCGCCGGTACGGTGTTTTCGCAGGCGCAGATTCCTGTGGTCAACAACATCGATGTGACCGTTGAAACCGATGCGGACCGCATACGCGATGCGCTGTACCGCCAGGCATTCGGCCCGGTGCGGTGGGTGGAATGTGTCCAGGCCATCAAGGCGCGCGGCGTCGACAGGATTGTCGAATGCGGCCCGGGCAAGGTGCTCGCGGGCATGGTCAAGCGCATTGATCCTGAACTCACGGGCGTTCCCTTGTACGACCCGGCCACCTTGGCCGATGTCAAAACCTTGTTGGCCTGA
- the fabF gene encoding beta-ketoacyl-ACP synthase II, translating into MSRRRVVVTGLGCISPVGNTVEDAWANLLAGRSGIDLITRFDASNFACKIAGEVKGFNIESYMSAKEARTMDSFIHFGVAAAHQAVIDSGLPLGDALDEETAIRIGCIIGSGIGGLPLIEETHAELVSRGPRRISPFFVPASIINMIAGHVSMRYGFKGPNLAVVTACTTGLHCIGEAARKIEYGDADVIVAGGSEATVSPLGVGGFAAMRALSTRNDDPATASRPWDKDRDGFVLGEGAGVMVLEEYEFAKARGARIYAELSGYGMSADAGHMTAPSMDGPRRAMVSALRNAELNADQVDYLNAHGTSTPLGDLNETNAIKAALGDHAGKVVVNSTKSMTGHLLGGAGGIESVFTVLALHHQKSPPTINIFNQDPECDLDYCANTARDMKIDVALKNNFGFGGTNGSLVFKRV; encoded by the coding sequence ATGAGCCGTCGTCGCGTAGTCGTGACCGGCCTGGGCTGTATCAGCCCCGTGGGAAACACGGTGGAAGATGCCTGGGCCAACCTGTTGGCCGGACGCTCCGGCATTGACCTCATCACCCGGTTTGACGCCTCCAACTTTGCTTGCAAGATCGCGGGCGAGGTCAAGGGCTTCAACATCGAGTCCTACATGAGCGCCAAAGAAGCGCGAACGATGGACAGCTTCATCCACTTCGGCGTCGCAGCGGCCCACCAGGCCGTGATCGACTCGGGTTTGCCCTTGGGAGATGCGCTGGATGAGGAGACCGCCATCCGCATCGGATGCATCATCGGCTCGGGCATTGGCGGCTTGCCTCTGATTGAAGAAACCCACGCCGAACTGGTGAGCCGTGGTCCTCGCCGCATATCGCCTTTCTTCGTGCCTGCGTCGATCATCAACATGATCGCTGGCCACGTGTCGATGCGTTATGGCTTCAAAGGACCGAACCTCGCTGTGGTGACGGCGTGCACCACCGGACTGCACTGCATCGGCGAGGCCGCCCGCAAGATCGAGTACGGCGACGCCGATGTGATCGTAGCCGGTGGCTCCGAAGCCACCGTGTCACCTTTGGGTGTGGGAGGTTTCGCTGCCATGCGCGCCCTGTCCACGCGCAACGACGATCCGGCCACGGCTTCACGCCCCTGGGACAAAGACCGCGATGGCTTTGTGCTGGGTGAAGGCGCAGGTGTGATGGTGCTCGAAGAGTACGAGTTCGCCAAAGCGCGCGGCGCGCGCATTTATGCGGAGCTCTCGGGTTACGGAATGAGCGCCGATGCCGGTCACATGACGGCGCCCAGCATGGACGGCCCTCGACGCGCCATGGTCAGCGCTTTGCGCAATGCGGAACTGAACGCCGACCAGGTGGACTACCTCAATGCGCATGGGACCTCGACGCCGCTGGGCGATCTCAATGAAACGAACGCCATCAAAGCCGCTTTGGGTGATCACGCGGGCAAGGTGGTGGTCAACTCCACCAAGTCCATGACCGGCCATTTGCTCGGTGGCGCGGGCGGCATCGAGAGCGTGTTCACGGTGCTGGCACTGCATCACCAGAAGAGTCCTCCGACCATCAACATCTTCAACCAGGATCCCGAGTGCGACCTGGACTACTGCGCCAACACGGCACGGGACATGAAGATTGATGTTGCCCTCAAGAACAATTTCGGATTTGGCGGCACCAACGGCTCATTGGTTTTCAAGCGCGTTTGA
- the rpoE gene encoding RNA polymerase sigma factor RpoE, with the protein MTPEDHTAPPPPDSDVMLVQRTLGGEQRAFELLVIKYQRRVERLIGRMVRDSDLVQDIAQETFIRAYRALAQFRGDAQFYTWLYRIAVNTAKKQLMELKRDPLVFQSQMKSSDDDETSSSERELNFNAADTETPEAVLASKEIAQAVNAAMDALPEELRMAITLREIEGMSYEEIAQALECPIGTVRSRIFRAREAISGRIKPMLERQTGKRW; encoded by the coding sequence ATGACTCCTGAAGACCACACCGCCCCCCCGCCTCCCGACAGCGACGTCATGTTGGTGCAGCGCACATTGGGCGGCGAGCAGCGAGCATTTGAATTGCTCGTCATCAAATACCAGCGCCGCGTCGAGCGGCTCATCGGGCGCATGGTGCGCGACTCCGATCTGGTTCAAGACATCGCGCAGGAGACTTTCATCCGGGCCTACCGGGCTCTGGCGCAGTTCCGCGGCGACGCCCAGTTCTACACCTGGCTGTACCGCATCGCGGTGAACACCGCGAAAAAGCAGCTGATGGAGCTCAAGCGCGACCCCCTGGTTTTCCAGTCGCAGATGAAATCGTCGGACGACGATGAAACTTCCTCGTCCGAACGCGAACTAAATTTCAACGCGGCCGACACCGAGACGCCCGAGGCGGTGCTGGCGAGCAAGGAGATTGCCCAAGCGGTCAACGCGGCCATGGACGCGCTGCCCGAAGAGTTGCGAATGGCAATCACCTTGCGGGAAATCGAGGGCATGAGCTACGAGGAAATCGCGCAGGCGTTGGAATGTCCGATTGGAACGGTTCGTTCGCGGATTTTTCGAGCCCGCGAGGCCATTTCCGGACGCATCAAGCCGATGCTGGAACGCCAAACGGGCAAACGCTGGTAG
- a CDS encoding sigma-E factor negative regulatory protein, with product MNAEQHHSPPTAETAAALKPSLGLDPALSAMVDGELGAAEIDALMTSLDSDALSNWHAYQVIGDVLRGQGDSKGARPAAEFLAAVRIGLEGRETELKTAPRTGVQTPVSGSGQVRNEAANDAVFRWKLVAGFASLAAVMAVSWSVVSGSGSGSDAGAQLASNTPASVATASAPAIAAPVAVNTGQGVVIRDAQLEALLAEHRQHGGMSALQMASGFIRNATYEAAGR from the coding sequence ATGAATGCCGAACAACATCACAGCCCGCCGACGGCTGAAACCGCCGCCGCCCTCAAGCCGAGTCTGGGTTTGGATCCGGCCTTGTCCGCCATGGTCGATGGTGAGCTTGGCGCTGCCGAAATTGACGCTCTGATGACCTCGCTGGACTCGGATGCGCTGTCGAATTGGCATGCGTATCAAGTGATTGGTGACGTGCTGCGGGGCCAAGGAGACTCGAAGGGCGCTCGGCCCGCTGCCGAATTTCTGGCGGCTGTTCGGATTGGCCTGGAGGGCCGTGAGACCGAGCTGAAAACTGCGCCTCGCACGGGTGTTCAAACCCCGGTGTCCGGGTCGGGTCAGGTTCGAAATGAGGCCGCCAACGACGCGGTTTTCCGCTGGAAGCTGGTCGCGGGCTTTGCGTCGCTCGCCGCTGTGATGGCCGTGAGCTGGAGCGTGGTATCGGGTTCGGGTTCGGGCAGTGACGCTGGTGCCCAGCTGGCATCGAACACTCCCGCGTCCGTGGCAACCGCCTCCGCTCCTGCGATCGCCGCGCCGGTGGCCGTCAACACCGGCCAGGGCGTGGTGATCCGCGACGCACAACTCGAAGCCCTGCTGGCCGAGCACCGGCAGCACGGTGGCATGTCAGCCCTGCAAATGGCCTCCGGGTTCATCCGCAACGCCACCTACGAAGCGGCGGGACGTTGA
- the lepA gene encoding translation elongation factor 4, with the protein MNHIRNFSIIAHIDHGKSTLADRIISLCGGLSDREMSEQVLDSMDIEKERGITIKAQTAALKYKARDGQVYDLNLIDTPGHVDFSYEVSRSLSACEGALLVVDASQGVEAQTVANCYTALELGVEVVPVLNKMDLPNADPENAKSEIEDVIGIDATDAIPCSAKTGMGVEDILEAVVARIPPPKGNADAPLRAMIVDSWYDAYVGVVMLVRVVDGRLLKNERFKMMATNTVYNADSMGVFTPGNEPRESLQAGEVGYIIAGIKELQAAKVGDTITLEKKLPNNAGPATEALPGFKEVQPQVFAGLYPTEANQYDSLRDALEKLKLNDASLQYEPEVSQALGFGFRCGFLGLLHMEIVQERLEREFDQDLITTAPSVVYQVMKPDGEVMMVENPSKMPDQGRLEEIREPIVTVHLYMPQEYVGAVMTLANQKRGMQLNMAYHGKQVMLTYDMPLGEIVLDFFDKLKSVSRGYASMDYEFKEYRAADVVKVDILLNGEKVDALSIIVHRSQSQYRGRAVVAKMREIISRQMFDVAIQAAIGGNVIARETIKALRKNVLAKCYGGDISRKRKLLEKQKAGKKRMKQIGSVEVPQEAFLAILQVQD; encoded by the coding sequence ATGAATCACATCCGCAATTTTTCGATCATCGCGCACATCGACCATGGCAAGTCCACGCTCGCCGATCGCATCATCTCCCTCTGTGGCGGCCTGTCCGACCGCGAGATGAGCGAGCAGGTGCTTGACTCGATGGACATCGAGAAGGAGCGCGGCATCACCATCAAGGCTCAGACCGCCGCGCTCAAGTACAAGGCGCGTGACGGGCAGGTTTACGACCTCAATCTGATCGACACACCTGGCCACGTGGACTTCTCTTATGAGGTCTCACGTTCACTCTCGGCCTGCGAAGGTGCGCTGCTGGTGGTGGATGCCAGCCAGGGCGTTGAAGCGCAGACCGTGGCCAACTGCTACACGGCTCTCGAGCTGGGTGTGGAGGTGGTGCCGGTGCTCAACAAGATGGATCTGCCCAACGCCGATCCCGAGAACGCGAAGAGCGAAATCGAAGATGTGATCGGCATCGATGCCACGGACGCCATTCCCTGTTCGGCCAAGACCGGCATGGGCGTCGAGGACATTCTGGAAGCCGTGGTGGCGCGCATTCCGCCCCCCAAAGGCAACGCTGATGCACCGCTGCGCGCCATGATCGTGGACAGCTGGTACGACGCCTACGTGGGCGTGGTGATGCTGGTGCGGGTGGTGGACGGGCGCCTGCTCAAGAACGAGCGTTTCAAGATGATGGCGACCAACACGGTCTACAACGCCGACAGCATGGGCGTGTTCACGCCGGGCAACGAGCCTCGCGAATCGTTGCAGGCCGGTGAGGTGGGCTACATCATTGCGGGCATCAAGGAGCTGCAGGCGGCCAAGGTGGGCGACACCATCACCCTGGAGAAAAAGCTGCCCAACAACGCCGGTCCGGCCACCGAGGCCTTGCCTGGCTTCAAGGAAGTGCAGCCCCAGGTGTTCGCCGGCCTGTACCCGACCGAAGCCAACCAGTACGACTCGCTGCGCGATGCGCTGGAGAAGCTCAAGCTCAACGACGCTTCTCTGCAGTACGAACCCGAGGTGTCGCAGGCGCTGGGCTTCGGCTTTCGCTGTGGCTTCCTCGGCTTGCTGCACATGGAGATCGTGCAGGAGCGGCTGGAGCGCGAGTTCGACCAGGATCTGATCACCACCGCACCCAGCGTGGTGTACCAGGTGATGAAGCCCGATGGTGAGGTCATGATGGTGGAGAACCCGTCCAAGATGCCCGACCAGGGTCGACTGGAAGAGATTCGTGAGCCCATCGTCACTGTGCATCTCTACATGCCGCAGGAGTACGTGGGTGCGGTCATGACCCTGGCCAACCAGAAGCGCGGCATGCAGCTCAACATGGCGTATCACGGCAAGCAGGTCATGCTGACCTACGACATGCCCCTGGGCGAGATCGTGCTGGACTTCTTCGACAAGCTCAAGTCGGTGAGCCGGGGCTACGCGTCCATGGACTACGAGTTCAAGGAGTACCGCGCGGCCGATGTGGTGAAGGTCGACATCCTGCTCAACGGCGAGAAGGTCGACGCCTTGTCCATCATCGTGCACCGTTCGCAGTCGCAGTACCGTGGTCGTGCGGTGGTGGCCAAAATGCGCGAGATCATCAGCCGGCAGATGTTCGACGTGGCGATCCAGGCGGCCATTGGCGGCAACGTGATCGCGCGCGAGACCATCAAGGCGCTGCGCAAGAACGTGCTGGCAAAATGCTACGGCGGTGACATCTCCCGCAAACGCAAACTTCTCGAAAAACAGAAAGCAGGCAAGAAGCGCATGAAACAGATCGGCTCGGTGGAAGTTCCCCAAGAGGCGTTCCTCGCCATATTGCAGGTGCAGGACTGA
- a CDS encoding beta-ketoacyl-ACP synthase III, with the protein MTRFARITGTGSCLPPNRLTNADMVDMLAKRGVETSDDWIVERTGIRARHFAADGMFASDLAAVACREAMSAAGVLPADIDLIIVATSTPDMVFPSTAALLQHKLGIAGCPVFDVQAVCSGFIYALTVADALIQSGTAHKALVVGSEVFSRILDFNDRTTCVLFGDGAGAVLLEASDKPGILATDIHADGKHSGILCVPGHVSGGSILGDPLLKMDGQAVFKLAVGVLEDTARAVLAKAGKTAEDVDWLIPHQANIRIMQSTARKLKLPMDKVVVTVDQHGNTSAASIPLALDHAVRQGQVKRGDTLMLEGVGGGFTWGSVLLDF; encoded by the coding sequence ATGACCCGTTTTGCCCGCATCACCGGCACCGGCAGTTGCCTGCCACCCAACCGCCTGACCAACGCCGACATGGTGGACATGCTGGCAAAACGCGGCGTGGAAACCAGCGACGACTGGATCGTGGAGCGCACCGGCATCCGGGCGCGCCACTTCGCCGCGGACGGCATGTTCGCGAGCGATCTGGCCGCAGTGGCCTGCCGTGAAGCCATGTCCGCGGCGGGTGTGCTGCCGGCCGATATCGACCTGATCATCGTCGCCACATCGACGCCCGACATGGTGTTCCCTTCAACGGCCGCCCTGCTGCAGCACAAGCTGGGCATTGCAGGCTGCCCGGTGTTCGATGTGCAGGCGGTCTGCAGCGGCTTCATTTATGCACTGACCGTGGCCGACGCCCTGATCCAGTCGGGCACCGCGCACAAGGCGCTTGTGGTCGGCTCCGAAGTGTTCAGCCGCATTCTGGACTTCAACGACCGTACGACGTGTGTGCTGTTTGGTGATGGCGCCGGTGCGGTGTTGCTGGAGGCATCCGACAAGCCCGGCATCCTCGCCACCGACATCCACGCCGACGGCAAGCACTCGGGCATCCTGTGTGTGCCCGGGCACGTGTCGGGTGGCTCGATCCTCGGCGACCCGCTGCTCAAGATGGACGGCCAGGCGGTGTTCAAGCTGGCGGTGGGCGTGCTCGAAGACACCGCGCGGGCCGTGCTCGCGAAAGCCGGCAAGACGGCCGAGGACGTGGACTGGCTCATTCCGCACCAGGCCAATATCCGCATCATGCAAAGCACGGCACGCAAGCTCAAGCTGCCCATGGACAAGGTGGTGGTCACTGTCGATCAGCACGGCAACACGTCGGCGGCTTCGATCCCGCTGGCGCTGGACCACGCGGTGCGCCAAGGGCAGGTGAAGCGAGGCGACACCCTCATGCTCGAAGGCGTGGGGGGTGGCTTCACTTGGGGCTCCGTGCTGCTGGATTTCTGA
- the fabG gene encoding 3-oxoacyl-ACP reductase FabG: MSELKFAGQVALVTGASRGIGAAIAHELAANGLIVIGTATSDEGAARITAGLTGVAGAAEGCRGAKLDVNDAASAEALIDEIVKAHGGLQVLVNNAGITRDMLAMRLKDDDWDAVLDTNLKAVFRMSRAVIRPMMKQRYGRIISITSVVGASGNAGQANYAAAKAGVAGMTRALARELGSRNITVNCVAPGFIETDMTAALPEEQQKALLGQIPLGHLGKPADIAHAVAYLAGPHASYVTGQELHVNGGMFMS; this comes from the coding sequence ATGTCTGAACTGAAATTTGCGGGCCAGGTGGCGTTGGTCACCGGCGCCTCGCGCGGCATCGGCGCCGCCATTGCGCACGAACTGGCTGCGAATGGCCTCATCGTGATCGGCACCGCCACCAGCGACGAAGGCGCGGCCAGGATCACCGCGGGCCTCACCGGTGTTGCAGGCGCCGCAGAGGGTTGCCGTGGCGCCAAGCTTGATGTCAACGATGCTGCGTCGGCCGAAGCGCTGATCGATGAAATCGTCAAGGCCCACGGTGGTCTGCAGGTGTTGGTGAACAACGCCGGCATCACCCGTGACATGCTGGCCATGCGCCTGAAAGACGACGACTGGGACGCCGTGCTCGATACCAACCTGAAGGCCGTGTTTCGCATGAGCCGCGCTGTGATTCGCCCGATGATGAAGCAGCGCTACGGCCGCATCATCAGCATCACCAGCGTGGTGGGCGCTTCGGGCAACGCAGGCCAGGCCAACTACGCTGCGGCCAAAGCCGGTGTGGCGGGCATGACGCGCGCGCTGGCGCGTGAACTCGGCAGCCGCAACATCACGGTGAACTGCGTTGCACCCGGTTTCATCGAAACCGACATGACCGCGGCGCTTCCCGAAGAACAACAGAAGGCCTTGCTGGGGCAAATCCCGCTGGGACATTTGGGAAAACCGGCCGACATCGCGCATGCCGTGGCCTACCTGGCTGGTCCACACGCGTCGTATGTCACGGGCCAGGAGTTGCATGTCAACGGCGGCATGTTCATGTCCTGA
- a CDS encoding DegQ family serine endoprotease, whose protein sequence is MTASAALAAFGTAALILHAPLSAQTAVVPVVPPAASVRGLPDFTDLVDLVGPSVVNIRTLERAVAARPGAGGAPDEQMLEFFKRFGIPVPPGMTPRTPRQERGPSEEAQPRGVGSGFILSADGLIMTNAHVVEGADELLVTLPDKREFKARVVGADKRTDVAVVKIEATGLSPVKIGDVNRLRVGEWVMAIGSPFGLENTVTAGIVSAKQRDTGDFLPFIQTDVAINPGNSGGPLINMSGEVIGINSQIYSRSGGFQGISFAIPIDEAVRVSDQLRTTGRVTRGRIGVQIDQVSKDVADSLGLGAAKGALVRGVEPESPAAKAGVEPGDIILKFDGKTIEKSVDLPRFVGNTKPGNKSTMTVLRRGAQKDLTITVAELEPEKPEVRAAAPEQPAKPQASSAVQSLGLGLAELTAAEKKELNLKGGVRIASAEGPAARAGLREGDVIVAIANTDTASLKEMETALSKIDKSKPVNVLFRRGEWAQYAVIRPQR, encoded by the coding sequence ATGACCGCATCCGCTGCCTTGGCAGCCTTCGGAACGGCAGCGCTCATCCTGCACGCGCCACTGTCGGCGCAAACGGCGGTGGTGCCGGTGGTGCCGCCGGCCGCCAGCGTGCGTGGCTTGCCGGACTTCACCGATCTGGTGGACCTGGTGGGGCCGTCGGTGGTCAACATCCGCACACTGGAGCGTGCTGTGGCCGCGCGCCCGGGTGCTGGAGGTGCGCCTGACGAACAGATGCTGGAGTTCTTCAAGCGCTTCGGTATTCCTGTGCCACCAGGCATGACGCCGCGCACGCCTCGCCAGGAGCGCGGTCCCTCTGAAGAAGCACAGCCTCGCGGCGTTGGCTCGGGCTTCATCCTCAGCGCCGACGGTCTGATCATGACCAACGCCCACGTGGTGGAAGGCGCCGACGAATTGCTGGTGACCTTGCCCGACAAACGCGAATTCAAGGCGCGTGTGGTCGGCGCTGACAAGCGCACCGATGTGGCCGTGGTCAAGATCGAGGCCACCGGTCTCTCTCCGGTGAAGATTGGCGACGTGAACCGCCTGCGGGTGGGCGAGTGGGTGATGGCCATTGGCTCTCCTTTCGGCCTGGAAAACACGGTGACTGCCGGCATCGTGAGTGCCAAGCAACGCGACACGGGCGACTTTTTGCCGTTCATCCAGACCGACGTGGCCATCAACCCCGGCAACTCGGGTGGCCCTCTCATCAACATGAGCGGTGAGGTGATCGGCATCAACAGCCAGATTTACTCGCGCTCCGGGGGATTCCAGGGCATCTCGTTCGCGATCCCGATCGACGAAGCGGTGCGGGTGTCCGACCAGCTCAGGACCACGGGCCGCGTGACGCGCGGGCGCATTGGCGTGCAGATCGATCAGGTCAGCAAGGATGTGGCCGATTCGCTGGGCCTGGGCGCTGCCAAGGGTGCTTTGGTGCGAGGCGTGGAGCCCGAGTCACCTGCGGCCAAGGCGGGCGTCGAACCCGGCGACATCATCCTGAAGTTCGATGGCAAGACCATCGAGAAGTCAGTCGATCTGCCGCGCTTTGTGGGCAACACCAAGCCCGGGAACAAGAGCACCATGACCGTGCTTCGCCGCGGTGCCCAGAAGGACCTGACGATCACGGTTGCGGAGCTGGAGCCTGAAAAGCCCGAAGTAAGGGCGGCTGCGCCCGAGCAGCCCGCCAAGCCGCAGGCCAGCAGCGCGGTGCAATCGCTCGGTCTGGGTCTGGCCGAACTGACGGCTGCCGAGAAGAAGGAGCTCAACCTCAAGGGCGGTGTTCGCATTGCATCGGCCGAGGGGCCGGCGGCGCGTGCCGGTTTGCGCGAAGGTGATGTGATCGTGGCCATTGCCAATACAGACACCGCCAGTCTCAAGGAGATGGAGACAGCGCTGAGCAAGATCGACAAGTCGAAACCGGTGAATGTGCTGTTTCGCCGCGGTGAGTGGGCACAGTACGCGGTCATTCGACCGCAGCGCTGA